In a genomic window of Rubinisphaera margarita:
- a CDS encoding DUF6972 family protein, with translation NVVPFQNRAAEHNTLFNEEKNRAHAAARCANKAPGGVLNREGIAYDLKHLNKHLPDTAESARLIRKDGSAHVFKDKATLSRVEQELLENGESLGTVRGWERYGKHFDEPIGYRIDAQGNRIPLHYGELKLNPKTNLYHITPRTRPAL, from the coding sequence AACGTCGTACCCTTTCAGAATCGTGCTGCGGAACATAATACTCTATTTAACGAGGAGAAAAATAGGGCGCACGCGGCGGCGAGGTGTGCAAATAAAGCCCCAGGGGGGGTACTCAATCGTGAAGGCATCGCCTACGATCTGAAGCACCTCAACAAGCACCTACCAGATACTGCGGAGTCCGCACGGCTAATTCGCAAGGACGGCTCCGCTCACGTTTTCAAGGACAAGGCGACGTTAAGTAGAGTGGAACAAGAACTACTTGAAAATGGTGAGAGCTTGGGAACCGTCCGTGGTTGGGAGCGATACGGCAAACATTTCGATGAACCGATCGGCTATCGAATTGATGCACAAGGCAATAGGATACCGCTTCATTACGGGGAACTGAAGCTGAATCCTAAAACCAACCTTTACCACATAACGCCACGAACGAGGCCAGCATTATGA